In a single window of the Methylobacterium radiotolerans JCM 2831 genome:
- a CDS encoding ParA family protein, with product MAKLIGLASTKGGVGKTSIALNLAAVLAREGARVAVLDADPAGHAVAVGELGALPFPVTAQLLEEVEAKAVAVWTKAVRGVEADYVVIDAPGALGAAFGAVVAIVDLALIPVGASMLDIRGAAETVGIVRRHRKAGGRGRPDILVVPSRVDRRTGSGRDVVGTLAGLTEPVAPPITLKAIVADALSAGEPVPPESPSGLEFAALAAAVRARLESL from the coding sequence ATGGCAAAATTGATCGGGTTGGCGTCGACCAAGGGAGGCGTCGGCAAAACTTCGATCGCGCTCAACCTCGCTGCGGTGCTGGCGCGTGAGGGCGCCCGGGTGGCGGTGCTGGACGCCGATCCGGCTGGGCATGCCGTTGCTGTTGGCGAGCTCGGCGCCCTACCTTTTCCGGTGACCGCCCAGTTGCTCGAGGAGGTCGAGGCCAAAGCCGTGGCAGTCTGGACGAAGGCTGTGCGAGGCGTCGAGGCCGATTACGTGGTGATTGATGCGCCTGGCGCGCTCGGAGCGGCGTTCGGCGCCGTGGTGGCCATCGTGGATCTCGCGCTGATCCCGGTTGGCGCCAGCATGCTCGACATCCGAGGGGCGGCCGAGACGGTCGGAATTGTCAGGCGACATCGAAAGGCCGGCGGCCGCGGGCGCCCTGACATCCTGGTGGTGCCCTCTCGCGTCGACCGGCGGACTGGGTCAGGGCGTGATGTCGTCGGAACCCTCGCCGGCCTCACCGAACCTGTGGCTCCGCCGATTACGCTCAAGGCCATCGTCGCCGATGCGCTGTCCGCCGGCGAGCCAGTGCCACCCGAGTCGCCGTCTGGTCTGGAATTCGCCGCCCTCGCCGCCGCTGTGCGCGCCCGCCTGGAGAGCCTGTAA